In Nitrospira sp., the following are encoded in one genomic region:
- a CDS encoding type II toxin-antitoxin system ParD family antitoxin, with translation MNISLPDPLKQFVDGQIAQGRYSSASEYVRELIRADEKRKAEDELEAKLLEGLRSSKAELTPSDWKEIRAEALAKVAARKKPR, from the coding sequence ATGAACATTTCTCTGCCTGATCCGTTGAAGCAATTTGTCGATGGACAGATTGCACAAGGCCGGTACAGCAGCGCCAGCGAATATGTGCGGGAACTCATCCGAGCCGATGAAAAGCGCAAAGCTGAGGATGAGCTGGAAGCAAAATTGCTGGAGGGATTGAGGAGTTCGAAAGCGGAACTGACGCCGTCAGATTGGAAAGAGATTCGCGCCGAGGCTTTGGCAAAGGTGGCTGCCCGAAAGAAGCCGCGCTGA
- a CDS encoding FdhF/YdeP family oxidoreductase translates to MADEHASGKGSAQRNWVSLIPFGLHQQHPNNYKDILDAVWENRDNLGYAYRILRDGCCDGCSLGTTGMHDWTMKDLHLCWVRLQILRLNTMPAMDWHRLEDVAPLRAMKGKALRKLGRLCVPMIRHRGDRGFRRVSWEEAIRLIVQRLRITDPHRLGWFLTARGITNEAYYAHQKVARFIGTNHIDTSARICHAPSTAALKETIGCSATTCSYRDWIGADLLVFVGANPANNQPVTLKYLYYAKKAGTNILVVNPFVEPGMERYWIPSVAESALFGTQLADDFFHIHVGGDIPFFYGVLKHLIEQDWVDRDFIIARTVGWEDLQSKVRALPWESLERGAGVTRSDMYRFAQAFGKARHAIIVWSMGVTQHRYGTDNVKAIVNLQLARGNVGRPHTGLMPIRGHSGVQGGAEMGAMPNAYSMDYPVSNQNAALFAMPEFWGFQPPSWKGLGAAQMILAAERGEIDILWQSGGNFLETLPEPERVRRAFGNIGLRVHQDIVVSSTMLEEPADLAVLLPSRTRYEQQGGGTETSTERRIIYSPEIPGPRPGEALDEWEIPVLIARALDPVRAAKIFPWVDTRDIRREIERVCPTYKGIGTLYKKGDQVQYGGPRLLADRFGTPDGKGRFTPIDLPEETIPEGRFFLTTRRGKQFNSMVGAEVDPLIGAARDSVLMAAEDATRLKLDAGDPVILRNELGEYRGHIVIERVKPGSVQVYWPEANHVIPAGRLDPCGIPDYNATVEIVSADG, encoded by the coding sequence ATGGCGGACGAGCATGCATCAGGGAAGGGATCGGCTCAAAGAAACTGGGTCAGTCTGATCCCCTTCGGGCTCCATCAGCAGCATCCGAACAATTACAAAGACATCCTCGACGCAGTCTGGGAAAATCGCGACAACCTCGGCTACGCCTACCGCATCTTGCGCGACGGCTGTTGTGACGGGTGCTCACTCGGCACCACGGGCATGCACGACTGGACCATGAAGGACCTGCACCTGTGTTGGGTCCGGTTGCAGATCCTCCGGCTCAACACGATGCCGGCCATGGACTGGCATCGCCTCGAAGATGTGGCTCCGCTGCGCGCCATGAAAGGCAAGGCTTTGAGGAAGCTGGGGCGACTCTGCGTTCCGATGATCCGTCATCGCGGAGACAGAGGCTTTCGACGAGTCTCCTGGGAAGAAGCTATCCGCCTGATTGTTCAACGACTACGTATCACCGACCCTCATCGCCTCGGATGGTTTCTGACTGCTCGTGGCATCACGAACGAAGCCTACTATGCCCATCAGAAAGTAGCTCGTTTCATCGGCACCAACCACATCGACACGAGTGCGCGCATCTGCCACGCGCCCAGTACGGCGGCGCTCAAGGAAACGATCGGCTGCTCGGCCACCACCTGTTCCTACCGGGATTGGATCGGAGCCGATCTCCTGGTGTTTGTCGGCGCCAACCCCGCCAATAATCAGCCGGTGACATTGAAATACCTCTACTATGCGAAGAAAGCCGGCACGAATATCCTGGTGGTCAATCCCTTCGTCGAGCCGGGCATGGAGCGTTATTGGATTCCATCCGTGGCAGAGAGCGCCTTGTTCGGCACGCAACTCGCGGACGATTTCTTTCACATCCATGTCGGCGGGGACATTCCGTTCTTCTACGGCGTGCTGAAACATCTCATCGAGCAGGACTGGGTCGATCGTGATTTCATCATCGCCCGGACCGTCGGCTGGGAAGACCTTCAATCCAAAGTGCGCGCCCTCCCCTGGGAGAGCCTCGAACGGGGTGCAGGGGTGACCCGCAGCGACATGTACCGGTTCGCGCAGGCATTCGGGAAGGCGCGTCATGCCATCATCGTGTGGAGCATGGGTGTGACCCAACATCGGTATGGGACCGACAATGTGAAGGCAATCGTGAATCTGCAGCTCGCCCGTGGGAATGTGGGGCGGCCACACACAGGCCTCATGCCGATCCGTGGGCACAGCGGAGTCCAGGGTGGCGCTGAGATGGGCGCCATGCCGAACGCCTATTCGATGGATTATCCGGTCAGCAACCAGAACGCAGCTCTGTTTGCCATGCCGGAATTTTGGGGCTTCCAGCCTCCTTCATGGAAAGGTCTAGGAGCGGCCCAGATGATCCTGGCGGCAGAACGAGGCGAGATCGACATCCTCTGGCAAAGCGGCGGCAACTTTCTGGAAACATTACCCGAGCCGGAACGAGTGCGACGGGCATTCGGTAACATCGGCCTTCGTGTGCACCAAGATATCGTGGTGAGTTCCACCATGCTGGAAGAGCCGGCGGACCTCGCGGTCCTACTCCCCTCTCGGACACGCTACGAGCAACAGGGCGGCGGGACAGAGACAAGCACGGAGCGGCGGATCATCTACAGTCCGGAGATTCCAGGGCCTCGTCCCGGCGAGGCCCTAGATGAGTGGGAAATTCCTGTCTTAATCGCTCGAGCGCTTGATCCTGTACGGGCAGCCAAGATCTTCCCGTGGGTTGACACACGCGATATCAGACGAGAGATCGAGCGAGTCTGTCCAACCTATAAAGGGATCGGCACTCTGTACAAGAAGGGAGATCAGGTTCAGTACGGGGGCCCTCGCCTCCTGGCCGATCGCTTCGGGACGCCTGACGGAAAAGGCCGGTTCACGCCGATCGATCTGCCGGAGGAGACGATTCCTGAAGGGCGATTCTTCCTCACCACCAGACGAGGCAAACAATTCAATAGCATGGTCGGAGCCGAGGTAGACCCACTCATCGGGGCTGCCCGCGACAGTGTGCTGATGGCGGCCGAAGATGCAACCCGCCTGAAACTCGATGCAGGAGATCCTGTCATCCTGCGCAATGAGCTCGGCGAGTATCGCGGACACATCGTCATTGAACGTGTCAAACCGGGATCGGTGCAAGTCTATTGGCCGGAGGCCAACCACGTTATTCCGGCAGGCCGTCTCGATCCCTGCGGCATCCCAGATTACAACGCCACGGTTGAGATCGTTTCGGCAGACGGCTAG
- a CDS encoding class I SAM-dependent methyltransferase: MTDQERIRIFDSQGEAYKQAFQIFLQHTDQKRNAKRWLQGVVERLPAHRVFIDAGAGNGEVTQSFAGAFTRTIAIEPNTHLRTQLQQTLPTIEVIGLPILAAQPDAPGDLVLCSQTFYYIPAEEWPAHLERLVSWMSPTGVTIVVLQHRESGCMNMLYHFFGHRFELRQAADAFRAKHPDQYDVTIALDPAHVDTPDLDKACAVAEFMLNLVEITDAPTRHDMETYVRTHFATHDGRYRIPVHQDFLMISRRPNGQEA, from the coding sequence ATGACAGACCAAGAACGTATTCGCATCTTTGATTCCCAAGGAGAGGCCTATAAGCAAGCCTTTCAAATATTCCTCCAACACACGGACCAGAAGCGGAATGCTAAACGTTGGTTGCAGGGAGTGGTGGAGAGATTACCGGCTCATCGGGTCTTCATCGACGCCGGCGCGGGGAATGGTGAAGTGACACAGTCTTTCGCGGGCGCCTTTACCCGCACCATCGCCATTGAGCCGAACACCCATCTCCGAACACAGTTACAGCAGACGCTTCCGACCATCGAGGTGATCGGCCTACCGATCCTGGCAGCCCAGCCTGATGCGCCGGGCGATCTGGTCCTCTGCTCCCAGACGTTCTATTACATTCCGGCTGAGGAATGGCCGGCTCACCTGGAACGCCTCGTCTCATGGATGTCGCCGACCGGCGTGACGATCGTGGTGCTGCAACATCGAGAAAGCGGGTGCATGAACATGTTGTACCACTTCTTCGGTCACCGGTTTGAATTGCGTCAAGCCGCCGACGCCTTTCGTGCCAAGCATCCGGACCAGTATGATGTCACGATCGCGCTGGATCCTGCGCACGTCGACACGCCGGACTTGGACAAGGCCTGCGCCGTTGCGGAATTTATGCTCAACTTGGTGGAGATCACCGATGCACCCACCAGGCACGACATGGAAACCTACGTTCGGACCCACTTCGCAACGCACGACGGGAGGTACCGCATCCCGGTGCATCAAGATTTCCTTATGATCAGCCGCCGACCAAACGGGCAAGAGGCGTGA
- a CDS encoding type II toxin-antitoxin system RelE/ParE family toxin, with the protein MPTVYRHAAAKRDLAEQFVYLAEEAGLDTAERFLASAEASFNDLVRHPMIGSPLALRHPDLAAMRKWRIKDFENHLIFYIPHSDGVTIVRVLHAARDWWSLLGIET; encoded by the coding sequence ATGCCGACAGTCTACCGGCACGCGGCGGCCAAGCGTGACCTGGCTGAGCAATTTGTGTATCTCGCAGAAGAGGCAGGGTTGGACACGGCAGAGCGGTTCCTGGCCAGTGCCGAGGCGAGTTTCAACGATCTGGTCCGTCACCCGATGATCGGTTCGCCGCTGGCCCTGCGCCATCCTGATCTTGCTGCTATGCGCAAGTGGCGCATCAAAGATTTTGAGAACCACCTGATTTTCTATATTCCACACTCGGATGGTGTCACCATCGTGCGCGTGCTGCATGCGGCAAGGGACTGGTGGAGCTTACTGGGGATCGAAACCTAG
- a CDS encoding tyrosine-type recombinase/integrase: MPSAPIRIRPGEDGQLIVQLPHALDRKYPNAPKDWRWQWVFPQETRWNNTKTGEEGRHHVHKTILQRTIKDAVGRVGVVKHAGCHTFRHSFATHLLETGYDIRTIQELLGHKDVSTTMIYTHVLNKGGHGVRSPIDGL, encoded by the coding sequence ATGCCGTCAGCTCCGATTCGGATCAGACCGGGGGAGGATGGACAGCTGATCGTGCAGCTCCCACACGCCCTCGATCGGAAGTACCCCAACGCGCCGAAAGACTGGCGCTGGCAATGGGTCTTTCCGCAGGAAACCCGGTGGAACAACACGAAGACGGGCGAAGAAGGACGGCATCACGTTCACAAGACGATACTGCAACGGACTATCAAGGATGCTGTCGGCAGAGTCGGTGTGGTCAAGCATGCCGGGTGCCACACATTCCGGCATTCGTTCGCCACGCACCTCCTTGAGACCGGCTACGACATCCGGACCATCCAAGAACTGCTCGGTCACAAGGACGTCAGCACCACCATGATCTACACGCACGTATTGAACAAAGGCGGCCATGGGGTGAGGAGTCCGATCGATGGTCTGTGA
- the fdhD gene encoding formate dehydrogenase accessory sulfurtransferase FdhD yields MTEWQEGKVSRFEDYLVGEEPLEIRIGSNPISITMRTPGQDLELASGFLLTEGVITSAEEIVTLRQVTTGNHKHNVVRVDLVRSVRSKPAALQRNFLTSSSCGLCGKASIDAVRVRGIVRPNPNLRVSPEVLCVLPKTLRSSQTLFGRTGGLHAVGLFDTTGKLIALREDVGRHNALDKLIGWALLEQRLPLDESILLVSGRGSFEIVQKALVAGLPVVACVSAPSSLAVQLAWEFNLTLVGFLRGKRFVVYTGEDRVPMA; encoded by the coding sequence GTGACCGAATGGCAGGAGGGCAAAGTCTCTCGGTTTGAAGATTACCTCGTCGGAGAAGAACCGCTTGAGATTCGTATCGGCTCCAACCCAATCAGCATCACCATGCGCACACCAGGACAGGATCTTGAGTTAGCCTCTGGATTCCTACTGACGGAAGGCGTGATTACGAGCGCCGAGGAAATCGTCACGCTCCGGCAAGTCACTACCGGCAACCATAAACACAATGTTGTCCGTGTGGATCTCGTCCGAAGTGTCCGGTCCAAACCAGCCGCGCTACAACGAAATTTTTTGACGTCATCAAGCTGCGGTCTTTGCGGCAAGGCCTCCATCGACGCGGTGCGGGTGCGTGGTATCGTCCGGCCCAATCCAAATCTGCGTGTCTCCCCAGAGGTCTTGTGCGTTCTGCCTAAAACCTTGCGCTCATCCCAGACTCTCTTCGGCCGAACCGGCGGGCTCCACGCAGTTGGTCTATTCGATACGACAGGGAAATTGATTGCGCTGCGGGAGGATGTGGGACGCCATAACGCCCTGGACAAGCTGATCGGTTGGGCTCTACTGGAACAACGTCTGCCGCTCGACGAATCCATCTTGCTCGTGAGCGGGAGGGGAAGTTTTGAAATCGTCCAAAAAGCTCTGGTCGCCGGGCTCCCTGTCGTCGCCTGTGTCTCCGCCCCGTCCAGCCTGGCGGTCCAACTCGCCTGGGAATTTAATTTGACGCTCGTCGGCTTCCTGCGCGGCAAACGATTCGTCGTCTATACAGGTGAAGATCGTGTCCCAATGGCCTAA
- a CDS encoding DUF4926 domain-containing protein codes for MLDVVALTEDISDRGLLCGQLGTVVESLDPGLFEVGFVDNNGKPYAVLPVKSCQLLVLHFQSV; via the coding sequence GTGCTCGATGTGGTGGCGCTGACCGAAGATATCTCTGATCGTGGGTTACTGTGCGGACAACTGGGGACTGTGGTGGAATCGCTTGATCCGGGCCTGTTTGAGGTGGGGTTTGTGGATAACAACGGCAAGCCCTACGCCGTGCTTCCGGTGAAATCCTGCCAATTGCTTGTGTTGCACTTTCAGTCCGTGTGA
- a CDS encoding type II toxin-antitoxin system HicB family antitoxin — protein MRYAVVIEKAEGNYSAYVPDLPGCVATGVTSEDTEREIREAIELHLEGLREDGAPIPPPSSKVQYIEVAA, from the coding sequence ATGCGCTATGCAGTTGTTATCGAAAAAGCAGAGGGCAACTACTCGGCTTACGTTCCGGATCTTCCAGGGTGCGTTGCAACAGGCGTAACTTCAGAGGACACTGAGCGCGAGATTCGCGAGGCGATCGAGTTACACTTGGAGGGGTTGCGGGAAGACGGCGCTCCGATTCCCCCACCTTCGAGCAAGGTTCAGTACATAGAAGTCGCCGCATAA
- a CDS encoding DUF2442 domain-containing protein, translating into MTTAVGSEPLIRDVKITQSEITAHLADGRVISVPLAWSWRLSEATPAQRAKFRLIGAGQGIHWPEVDEDISVEGMLYGSPAPGGPVPRQNTGLAKRREPKAKAANPPMQRTTGGTGRR; encoded by the coding sequence ATGACCACTGCGGTAGGGAGTGAACCCCTTATCAGGGACGTGAAGATAACGCAGAGCGAGATCACCGCGCACCTGGCAGACGGTCGGGTAATCAGTGTCCCGCTCGCCTGGTCATGGCGGCTTTCGGAGGCAACGCCAGCCCAGCGTGCGAAGTTCCGTTTGATCGGGGCGGGACAGGGTATCCACTGGCCAGAAGTCGATGAAGATATCAGCGTCGAGGGCATGCTGTATGGGTCGCCGGCGCCCGGCGGGCCTGTCCCCCGGCAGAACACCGGCCTGGCGAAGCGGAGGGAACCGAAAGCGAAGGCAGCTAACCCGCCGATGCAGCGGACGACCGGAGGGACCGGCCGCCGCTGA
- a CDS encoding type II toxin-antitoxin system HicA family toxin, whose product MKVKEVVRLLEDDGWRLVAMRGSHRQYKHGTKPGCVTVPGKPSDDLAPGTLNSILKQAGLKK is encoded by the coding sequence ATGAAAGTCAAGGAGGTCGTGCGGCTGCTTGAAGACGATGGTTGGCGACTGGTTGCTATGCGGGGCAGCCACCGTCAATACAAGCACGGCACCAAGCCTGGTTGCGTGACGGTGCCTGGTAAGCCGAGTGACGATCTGGCCCCAGGGACGCTCAACAGTATCTTGAAGCAGGCTGGCCTAAAGAAATGA